DNA from Desulfarculus baarsii DSM 2075:
GACCTGGAGCGTTCCACGGCCGAACAACCGGCCGCGGGCGCGCCCCCCGCGCCACCGGAGGCAGCCACATGAGCCAAAACCAAACCCAACGCCCCGCCGCCAACAAGGGCCATGTGCTGGTGGTCGACGACGAACAGCACGTGCGCCGCGTGCTGGAGGTGATGCTTCAGCGCCAGGGCTACGGCGTCGAGACCGCCGGCGGCGGCGGCGAGGCCCTGGAAAAATTCGCCGCCGACGTCTTCGACGTGGTCATCCTCGACCTGAAAATGCCCGACATCGACGGCATCACCGTCCTCGGCCACCTGCGCCAGCTCGACCCCGACCAGACCGTGATCATGATCACCGCCTACGCCAGCGTCGACACCGCCCTGGCGGCCATGAAGCAGGGGGCCTTCGACTACGTCGGCAAGCCCTTCAAGGAAGACGAAATCCTCCTGGTGCTGGAAAAGGCCATGGAGCGCCGGCGCATCATCGCCGACAACCGCCGCCTGCGCTCGGAGGTGGCCAGCCGCTATGATTTCGGCAACATCATCGGCGCGGGGCCGGCCATGCAAAAGGTCTTCGCCGTGCTGCGCAAGGTGGCCGGCACCATGGCCACGGTGCTGATCAGCGGCGAAAGCGGCACGGGCAAGGAATTGGTGGCCCGGGCCATCCACTACAACTCGCCCCGGGGCCAGCGGCCCTTTGTCGCCGTCAACTGCGCGGCCATCCCGGCCACGCTCATCGAAAGCGAGCTTTTCGGCGCGGCCAAGGGGGCCTACACCGGGGCCGACCGCTCGCGGCAGGGCCTCTTCGAGGAGGCCGACGGCTCCAGCCTGTTTCTGGACGAGATCGGCGAACTGCCCCTGGACGTGCAGGCCAAGCTGCTGCGCGCCCTGCAAGAGGGCGAGATCAGGCGCGTGGGCGAGAGCGCCCCGCGCAAGGTCGACATCCGCATCATCGCCGCCACCAACCGCGACCTGGCCGCCGAAGCCCAGAGCGGCGGCTTTCGCCAAGACCTGTTCTATCGCCTCAGCGTCATCCCCATCCACCTGCCGCCCCTGCGCCAGCGCCCCGAGGACGTGCCGCTTCTGGCCCGGCACTTCCTCGACAAGGCCGCCGCCCGCCACGGCCTGGGCCAAAAGCGCCTGGACGCCAGGGCCCTGGAGATCCTGGCCGCCGCCGAGCTGCCCGGCAACGTCCGCGAGTTGGAAAACATCATCGAGCAGGCCGTGGTCATGTCCGACGGGCCGCTGATCGGCCCCGACGACCTGCCGGCCAGCCTGACCGCCCAGGCCGGCGGCCTGCGCGTCAGCGTGCCGCCCGATGAGTTCGACCTGAAAAAAGTCTTGAAGCTCGTCTGCGCCCAAGCCGAAAAGCAAGTCATAGGCCGGGCCTTGGAGGCCTGTCAGGGCAACCGCACCAGGGCCTCCCAGATGCTGGGCCTGTCGCGGCGGGCGCTGATCACCAAGATCCAGGATCTGGGCCTGTAACGGTCCCGCCGAGTGGGCTGGTGCGCATCTTGGCGCGCAAGCCGTGAAGCGGCGTGCGCACTTTTGCTAACATTACGCCATCACTGACAATATTTGCGTCAAACCCTCGACGGTCCCGCCGCCTGGGCCGAAACTTCTGGCTGCCCGGCCCCGCAAGCGCGTAGCGCCGTGCGCGGCCTTTCGTCAAAATCTCCCGCGCGCCTAATAAATTATCTTGTAATTATCGATGCTTATCCGCCAGCGCCTCTTTGGCCCGGCCCTTGCAATCGCCTTGGTCGCACACCCGACCTGGCCCCGCATGGGCCGGAAAAGAGGCGGCGACATGGCCCTGGCTCCCGAGATAATCGAATCCTACGCCCAGTTGGACCTGCGGCCGGGGGCCACCACCCTGGACCAGGCCCGCCAGGCCTATCACCGCCTGGCCAAGGCCCTGCACCCCGACCTGCACCCCGGCGCGCTGGGCGTGATGATGGCCAAGGTCAACCGCGCCTACAAAAAAGTCTTGGAGCACCTGGCCCAGGAAGAACAACGCCGCGCCGCCGGGCCGGATTGGCGGCGCTTTGATCTGGAAGACTTCATCGGCGGCGACATCCTGCGCCAGCGCGCCGCCCAGCGCCAAGCCGACGCCCGGCCCACCCCGGACCAATCGCGGCCCCAGCCGCCCCGCTCGCCCCAGGCCCCGCCCACTAGCGCGCCGACGCCCTTCATCACCTTCGGTCCAAACCGCGCCGCCAGCCCGGCTCGGGTCGCCGGCCCGGCTCGGGCCGCCCAGGCTGCTGGCCGGCCGGCCGATTGCTGCCGGCTGCAAAGCGCCCACCAGCAAGGCGACGAGACGGTTTATCGTCTGCTGACCCAGGGCGACCCGGCGGGCGTGGAACTGCCGCTGCGCATGACATTGACCTGCCCGGTCTGCCTGGGCGGCGGCCTACGCCACGGCGACGGGGCCGGCCAGGTCTGCCCGGCCTGTGGCGGCCGGGGGCGCATCACCCGTTCGGACATGGTTTGGATCGACCTGCCCGCCCGCCTGACCCACGGCCAGCGTTTGCCGGTGGATCTGGCCGGCGGCCGGCGGATCTGGCTGGAGATTCTGCGGGCCAGCCGTGGCGGTGAGGCGTGAGCGCCGGACGCATCGGCGGCCTCGGGCGCGGCGGCTGGTTGGCCGCCCGGCCCAGCCGGGCCAAACGCGACCGTAGCCACGACGCCCCGCCCCTGGGCCCCCTGGCCGACGACGAGCCCCAGCCGCGCATCCTGCCCGGCTATCAGCCGCCGGGCCAGGCCCCGGCCCAGCTCACGCCGCGCGGCTTTTTTCTCGACCGCTACGTGTATTAGCGCCGCGCGTCTTTATTTTTCGCCCAAAATCCAAACGCCGTCCCAGCCTTGCCCGGCCGCCAGAAACTGCTGGCAATGCCGGGCGTAGGCCGCCGCCGGCGGGTCATCGGGGGCCAGGGCGGCGAAGCGCTCGGCGGCCCCCGGCAAATCGCCCTGGCGCAGGGCTGCCAGCGCCTGGGCAAAGGCCGCCATCGTCGGCCCGACAGGCCCCGCCGCCATCGCCAGCGGCTCGAAGACCCGCACCGGCTGGGCCCGGCCCACCACGCGGATAAGCCCCAGTTCGCGGCCGGCAAAGGCCCCCTCGGTCCGTCGCCAGGTCTCCTCCGAGACCATCAGATACGCGCCAAAGGCCTTGTTGGCCCCCTCCAGGCGCGAGGCCAGGTTGGCCGCGTCGCCCAGCACGGTGTAGTCGAAGCGCTCGCGCGAGCCCATGTTGCCCACCACCACCGGCCCGCTGTTTATGCCCACGCGCATGAACAGATCCTGGCCCACCCGCCGGCGAAACTCCGGTCGCAGGCGGGCCAGTTCGGCCTGGCAGCGCAGGGCCGCCCGGCAGGCCCGCGCGGCGTGATCGGGCTGATCGAGGGGCGCGTTCCAGAAGGCGATGATGGCGTCGCCCTCGTATTTATCCAGGGTGCCGCCTTCATCAAGGATGATGTCGGTCATGGCCGAGAGGTAGTCGTTCAATAGCGTGGTCAGCTCCTGGGGCTCCAGGCCCTCGGAGATGCTGGTGAAGCCTTGCAGGTCGCTGAAAAAGATGCTCAGTTCGCGGCGCTGGCCGCCCAGGCGCAGCCGCGAGGGGTCGGCCATGAGTTGGTCGATGACCGCCGGACTGAGGTAGTGCCGAAAGGCCGCGCGGATGAAGCGCTTCTGCCGGCCCTCGGTGGCGTAGTTGTGCACCGCCGCCGCGGCCAGGCCGCCCAGCGCGGCCAGGGTCGGGCCGGCCACGGGCAGCCACGCGCCGGCGGCGTAGCCGGCCAGGCCCACGACCGCCGGCAGGGGCGTCAGCAGGCAGCCGGCCAGAACCGTTTGCCAGGCCCGGCCGCCCAACCCGCCGGCCAGGGCGGCCAGCGGACCCATGGCCAGGGTCAACAGCGCCCATAGCCATGGCGGGGCCGGGTTGATGAAATCGCCGGAGAGCAGGTTATCCAGGGCGGTGGCCTGGATCTCCACGCCCGGATGGGCCGCCGCCAGGGGCGAGACCCGCAGGTCCATGAGCCCCGGCGCGCTGTAGCCCACCAACACATAGCGCCCGGCCAGGAGCTTGGGGTCCACATCGGGCGGCGCGCCCTCGCGCAGTTGCATCTCGGCGCGGATGACCCGGGCCGCGCTCAGGCGCTGGTGCGCGCCCGGCCCGCCACGATAATTGAGCACGGCCCTGGCCTGATCGTCGATGGCCACCACGCGCCGGCCCAGGCTCAGCCGGCCCGGCGTCAGGCCCAGCGCGCCGGCCTCACCGCCGGCCAGCAGGGCCGCCAGGGGCAACGACGGGACCAGGCGGCCATCCCAGAGGCGAAACATCTCGGCCCGGCGCACGATCTGATCGGCGTCGGGCTGGTGGGCCACGTTGCCCACCAGCGCCGCCGCCCGGCCCAGTTCGGCCACCGGCAGCAGGCCCCGCCGGGCCATAACCTCCGGCGCGGCCGTGGCCGACCACTGGCTCAGACCGCTGGCGGCCGGCCACCGGGCGACGACCCACGGCGGCGGCGTCAGGTCCGGGCCCAGACGTTGGCCGATCACCCCGGCCAGGGCCGTTGGCGGGCCCTGGCGCAGGGCCTGGGCCAGGGCCTCGTCGTCGCCGGCCAGGTTGGAGGGCTCGGTGAAGAGGATGTCAAAGGCCACGGCCTTGGCCCCGGCCCGGCGGCAAAAGGCCACCACCGCCTCGTGGACCTGGCGTGGCCAGGGCCAGCTCAGTTGAAACTGGGCGCTGACCCAGTCCAGGCTGGCCTGATCGACGACGATAACCGCCACCTGGCCGCTGGCCGGCCCGGGACGGGCCAGCAATTTGGCCCGAACGTCCCAGCTCAGGCCCTCCAGGCGCTCCAGCGCGCCCAGGCCCCACAACAGCGTGGCGGCCAGCCCGGCCAGCAGGCCCAGGGCGGCCAAGCGCCACAACTTGAGCCGGCTCACCGGATGGCGGCCGTGACCGTCTGGAAGCGCTGGACCCGCGCCGGGGGAACGCTGACGGGCGGGGCCTGGGCCAGGGCCTCGGCGATCGACTCCAGGCGCTCGTCAGGGTCGGGGTGGGTCTTGAAAAAGCCCTCCTCGCCGGCCCCGCGCGCGTTTTTCATCGCTTGCAGCACCCTGGCCAGGCCTTGGGGATCGTAGCCCACCCGGCCCAGAATGGCCACCGCCGCCAGGTCGGCTTCTTTTTCCTGGCCCTTGCTGTAGCCGGTCTCGGCCATGGTCTCGACCACATCGCCGATGGAGCCGGCGAAGATCGTTTCCATCTGGGCCACCTGGCCGCTGCCAAACTGCTTGAAGCCCTCGGCGCCGGTGACGCGCAGCAGGTCGATGATGCGGCTCTGGCCGATGGCCCCCAGGCCGTGCTGATATTGCACGTGGCCCACCTCGTGGGCCAGCACGGCGGCCAGGTCGTCCTCGTTTTGGCACAGGCCCACCAGGCCCCTGGAGACCAGGATCAGCCCGCCGGGGCAGGCGAAGGCGTTGATCTCGGGCGAATCGAAGACCAGGAAGTGATAGCCGCCAAAGGTGTCGGGCCGATCGGAGGCTCCGGCCACGGCCAGGCCCACGTAGTTGACGTAGGTGTTGAGCCGTTTGTCGTTCACCGGCCGATACTTGCCCAGGATGGTGGCCCCCACGGCCCGGCCGATGTAATACTCCTGCTCGGGGGTGATGTCCTGGCTGGCCTTTTGAGCGGCCGTGCCCACCTTGACGGCGCTGTCGGTGATGCTGACAGCCTTTTCGGCCACGCTGACGGCGTCGGAGAGGCTATCCATGAACCCGGCCTGGGCCGAGGCGGCCACGACCAGGCTCAGGGCCAGGGCCAGGTTGAGCAAAACGCGCTTTTTCATTGGGCGCCTCCCTGGCCATCCAGCCCGCCGGCCTGCAAAAAGGCCAGCAATTGCTGTTGGTTGACGGGATAATCCTTTTCGGCTTGATCGACGAACTTGTAGCCCAGGTCGCCGTGATTGGCCCGGTAGCTGTCCTCGACCTGCTTGTTGAAGCCCTTGCCGGCCAGGACCATTTCCTCGCCCGAGGCCCCGGCCGCGGCGTCGCCGGCGCTCATCTCGATGGTCTTTTCGGTCAGAGCCGAACGGTGCAGCCAGCCCCGGTCGCCGTTTTGGCTGAGCACCGCCAACCAGTCGCCCTTTTCCTCGTCGCAATGCACCCTTTGGCCATAGGCCGCCGTGGCCACCACCGGCGACAAGAACGTCGGCTGGGCCCGCAGTTGAGCCTGTTTGACCTGCACGCTCATCGTCTGGACCGCCGCCCAGGCCGCGCAGGCGCACAAAACCAGCGCGGCCGTCAACAACAGCCTCCGACCGGTCATGGATATCCTCCGTTTGTCAGTTGCTTGTGATGGTTCAGTCGCTTTCATGAAACTTATGATGCACCGCCCGCACCGCCTCGTAAACCTGGAAAAAGGCCGCGACCACCGCCGGGTCGAACTTTGCCCCCGCTTGCTGGCGGAGAAAGGCCAACACGTCGTTTTCGGGCCAGGCCGGTTTGTAGACGCGCGTGGAGATCAGGGCGTCGTAAACATCGGCCA
Protein-coding regions in this window:
- a CDS encoding J domain-containing protein — encoded protein: MALAPEIIESYAQLDLRPGATTLDQARQAYHRLAKALHPDLHPGALGVMMAKVNRAYKKVLEHLAQEEQRRAAGPDWRRFDLEDFIGGDILRQRAAQRQADARPTPDQSRPQPPRSPQAPPTSAPTPFITFGPNRAASPARVAGPARAAQAAGRPADCCRLQSAHQQGDETVYRLLTQGDPAGVELPLRMTLTCPVCLGGGLRHGDGAGQVCPACGGRGRITRSDMVWIDLPARLTHGQRLPVDLAGGRRIWLEILRASRGGEA
- a CDS encoding M48 family metallopeptidase encodes the protein MKKRVLLNLALALSLVVAASAQAGFMDSLSDAVSVAEKAVSITDSAVKVGTAAQKASQDITPEQEYYIGRAVGATILGKYRPVNDKRLNTYVNYVGLAVAGASDRPDTFGGYHFLVFDSPEINAFACPGGLILVSRGLVGLCQNEDDLAAVLAHEVGHVQYQHGLGAIGQSRIIDLLRVTGAEGFKQFGSGQVAQMETIFAGSIGDVVETMAETGYSKGQEKEADLAAVAILGRVGYDPQGLARVLQAMKNARGAGEEGFFKTHPDPDERLESIAEALAQAPPVSVPPARVQRFQTVTAAIR
- a CDS encoding SH3 domain-containing protein codes for the protein MTGRRLLLTAALVLCACAAWAAVQTMSVQVKQAQLRAQPTFLSPVVATAAYGQRVHCDEEKGDWLAVLSQNGDRGWLHRSALTEKTIEMSAGDAAAGASGEEMVLAGKGFNKQVEDSYRANHGDLGYKFVDQAEKDYPVNQQQLLAFLQAGGLDGQGGAQ
- a CDS encoding CHASE2 domain-containing protein — translated: MSRLKLWRLAALGLLAGLAATLLWGLGALERLEGLSWDVRAKLLARPGPASGQVAVIVVDQASLDWVSAQFQLSWPWPRQVHEAVVAFCRRAGAKAVAFDILFTEPSNLAGDDEALAQALRQGPPTALAGVIGQRLGPDLTPPPWVVARWPAASGLSQWSATAAPEVMARRGLLPVAELGRAAALVGNVAHQPDADQIVRRAEMFRLWDGRLVPSLPLAALLAGGEAGALGLTPGRLSLGRRVVAIDDQARAVLNYRGGPGAHQRLSAARVIRAEMQLREGAPPDVDPKLLAGRYVLVGYSAPGLMDLRVSPLAAAHPGVEIQATALDNLLSGDFINPAPPWLWALLTLAMGPLAALAGGLGGRAWQTVLAGCLLTPLPAVVGLAGYAAGAWLPVAGPTLAALGGLAAAAVHNYATEGRQKRFIRAAFRHYLSPAVIDQLMADPSRLRLGGQRRELSIFFSDLQGFTSISEGLEPQELTTLLNDYLSAMTDIILDEGGTLDKYEGDAIIAFWNAPLDQPDHAARACRAALRCQAELARLRPEFRRRVGQDLFMRVGINSGPVVVGNMGSRERFDYTVLGDAANLASRLEGANKAFGAYLMVSEETWRRTEGAFAGRELGLIRVVGRAQPVRVFEPLAMAAGPVGPTMAAFAQALAALRQGDLPGAAERFAALAPDDPPAAAYARHCQQFLAAGQGWDGVWILGEK
- a CDS encoding sigma-54-dependent transcriptional regulator; protein product: MSQNQTQRPAANKGHVLVVDDEQHVRRVLEVMLQRQGYGVETAGGGGEALEKFAADVFDVVILDLKMPDIDGITVLGHLRQLDPDQTVIMITAYASVDTALAAMKQGAFDYVGKPFKEDEILLVLEKAMERRRIIADNRRLRSEVASRYDFGNIIGAGPAMQKVFAVLRKVAGTMATVLISGESGTGKELVARAIHYNSPRGQRPFVAVNCAAIPATLIESELFGAAKGAYTGADRSRQGLFEEADGSSLFLDEIGELPLDVQAKLLRALQEGEIRRVGESAPRKVDIRIIAATNRDLAAEAQSGGFRQDLFYRLSVIPIHLPPLRQRPEDVPLLARHFLDKAAARHGLGQKRLDARALEILAAAELPGNVRELENIIEQAVVMSDGPLIGPDDLPASLTAQAGGLRVSVPPDEFDLKKVLKLVCAQAEKQVIGRALEACQGNRTRASQMLGLSRRALITKIQDLGL